One Salvia splendens isolate huo1 chromosome 12, SspV2, whole genome shotgun sequence genomic window carries:
- the LOC121758226 gene encoding auxin-induced protein 6B-like, translating into MSGCSKIRHIVRLRQMLRRWRKKAAMAARPAPSDVPAGHVAVTVGSSRKRFVVRTAYLNHPVFKKLLAQAEEEFGFSNSGPLAIPCEESLFEEILRYLARTESAKTSSVRFMSFEDFQRNCHVGLQSNLKILAESRPLLDGFCDKAIW; encoded by the coding sequence ATGTCTGGCTGCAGTAAAATCCGCCACATAGTAAGACTTCGCCAGATGCTCCGCCGCTGGCGCAAGAAGGCGGCGATGGCAGCTCGCCCCGCCCCTTCCGACGTCCCGGCTGGCCACGTGGCAGTCACGGTGGGCTCCAGCCGCAAGCGGTTCGTTGTCCGGACCGCCTACTTAAACCACCCGGTTTTCAAGAAGCTACTGGCTCAGGCCGAGGAAGAATTCGGGTTTTCCAACTCCGGTCCGCTCGCCATTCCATGCGAAGAATCGCTCTTTGAAGAGATTCTCCGCTACTTGGCCCGGACAGAGTCGGCCAAGACCAGCTCGGTCCGGTTCATGAGCTTCGAGGATTTCCAGCGCAACTGCCACGTCGGACTCCAAAGCAACCTTAAAATCTTGGCCGAATCCCGGCCGCTTTTGGATGGCTTTTGCGACAAGGCCATTTGGTGA